The Panicum virgatum strain AP13 chromosome 3N, P.virgatum_v5, whole genome shotgun sequence genome includes the window CTTGTCAAATGTGCTAGTGCTCAACACATCAATGAATATTCAGATTACAGCCTTACCAAGTTTACTTACAGGAAGCCACAGACATTCGCCTCTGCCCGAAAAACACTGACTAGTAATAGCACCATAACCTATATGGTGTTATGGTGTATAATAAACCATCTTGAAAACTACCAACATTATTCACATATTTGATGATCAGCCCCATATGAACAGCTTGGTGTCTAGAAGTCTATATTCACATCTTGCCTGCGTGCTAATATGTAGCCCAATTTCGTTTTCTATCTATGTATTTTAGCTATACCTTATTTACGGCTCTCCTTCTCAGCCTCACCTGTGATAATGACATGGTCTTTTTAGGATTGACAATGGCATAACGGATGACACTGGAGAGGGTGGAGGCGGGCGAGGGAGTGGTGGTCGGTGATGGACTGACAAAATCAGGGGTGCAGGGGGAAGAGGTCGGTGGGGTTGATGGAGTGGCGGAAGTGGCAGCGGTGGCCGTAGGGGCAGACGGCGCCCGCGAGCACCATGCGGCAGACCTCGGTCTTGTAGCGCGGGTGTCGGATcacggggcggagctcggcgatgCCGTGCGCAAACTGGCACTGATCGCCGTACGGGCACGCGCCGGTCTCCTCCCACTTGTTGCACAGCTCTGTCTTCAACATGCCCTGATTGTACACCTCAAACTCCAGCCCGCTGTTGGGCTGCTGCTCCTCCCCACCCTTGAGCTCCCCCTCCCCATTGACGCCACCGTCCATGCCTACGAACACGCGCTGCTGCTTGGATTTCCGCGTTGAGAACAACAGACGAGCAGGTAAGAGGCATGAACTGATTGATCGGACACTGGACTCAATCACAGCAACGGGGAAAATGGAGTGGGCATGGATCTCACCGAGCCCAGCTTCGTTGGCTTGGACGGGCGATGCTTGCCGTTCTGGTTCATCTTGAGGTAGACGGGCGAACGGACGGAGATGCTCTTCGGTATCGCCGGTGCGGCTGGCAGCGGTGTTAGAGGGCTTAGTGGGATGGGGTGCTCCTCGGTGAGGCTCAGACTGCTGAACTCGTCGACGAGCTTGGCGAGATCCTCGTTGGCGATGCGGAGCTCGTCGTTCTCCCGGCGGAGCGCCGCTGCCTCGTTGCTGGTGTCGGCGAGGTACGAGAGGCAGAACTCGAAGCGGGTGACCACCTCCTGGTACTGTAGCGCGATGCGGGCGAGGCGTTGGCGGcgctctgcggcggcggcggtggccgcgtcGTTCCCGTCATCGACGATGGAGCCGGAGTCGGAGGAGCCGCGGGAGAgcgaggcggcgcgcggcgacggcgtgaAGAGCGCGCGGCCGAGGCCGAAGGGGGACGAGGGGGAGGGGTAGCCGTAGAAGAGATCCCCGCCGTTGGGGAGAAGGTTGGGCGAGGAGAAGCGTGGATCTCCGAAGCCGCAGGGCTTCTTGGGCCCGAACGCCGCGTGCAGGCCGTCGGGCTGGGCCGGAGCGAGGACCATTTCCATGATGGCGCTAGCGCTCTGCTCTCGTTCGTCTTCCCTCCGCAAACAACTTGTCCCTGCAACCAAATCGGATCAAAACGTCAGGGAAAATCCAAGGAAAATCACGCGAAATATATCTCTGGAGCGAAATGAACTGCACACTGCAGGAAACATCCACGAAGCATATTGCTCGAGGCGATGGCAGAACAGAACTAGCCAAACACGAAccaaattcaaacaaaaacgAGCAACGAACAATCACAGAATCTACAAATAACTTACAAATCCGTTTTCACTTAGAATTAAACCTAACATTCTAGTACGAATTCAGTTCAAACAGAAACACGAGCAATAAGCAATCAGGGAGCAGCCAATGAGTTGAATCTACTCAAATTACTAATCCGTCTTCAAGTAGAACGGAGCCCAGCATCAAAATCCACCCCCAATTAAGCAGGGAGAGAATCAAACACGGCGGCCAAAACCGATCAAATGCACAGCCCAGAT containing:
- the LOC120664551 gene encoding zinc finger CCCH domain-containing protein 39-like — its product is MEMVLAPAQPDGLHAAFGPKKPCGFGDPRFSSPNLLPNGGDLFYGYPSPSSPFGLGRALFTPSPRAASLSRGSSDSGSIVDDGNDAATAAAAERRQRLARIALQYQEVVTRFEFCLSYLADTSNEAAALRRENDELRIANEDLAKLVDEFSSLSLTEEHPIPLSPLTPLPAAPAIPKSISVRSPVYLKMNQNGKHRPSKPTKLGSQRVFVGMDGGVNGEGELKGGEEQQPNSGLEFEVYNQGMLKTELCNKWEETGACPYGDQCQFAHGIAELRPVIRHPRYKTEVCRMVLAGAVCPYGHRCHFRHSINPTDLFPLHP